Proteins from a single region of Halalkalibaculum roseum:
- the dapF gene encoding diaminopimelate epimerase: MAEIKHIPFVKMQGTGNDFMVIDNRDTTYTKAQLIALTPKICHRKYGVGADGLLALQKPLLDDTDFEMLYRNADGSDAGMCGNGSRCLALYASKQGLGDTLKFSVHDRVYSADIRNDGQVEIHFPVTTKVREISVDGEKMLQVYTGTEHVVMHVPKFKLDEEEELVDKGRKLRYDEFFKPNGTNANFYCGVNEQAISVQTYERGVEGLTLACGTGAIASAIGWHHQQELGYHSNEVTVKTKGGDLQVLFQYKPEKDAYTNITLTGPAHFICKGTYYAE, translated from the coding sequence ATGGCTGAGATAAAGCACATACCGTTTGTTAAGATGCAGGGTACCGGAAACGATTTTATGGTGATTGACAACCGTGATACAACCTATACCAAAGCACAGCTTATTGCACTGACACCTAAGATCTGCCACCGAAAGTATGGCGTCGGTGCCGATGGACTGCTGGCGCTGCAGAAACCTCTGCTGGATGATACTGATTTTGAAATGCTCTACCGCAATGCCGATGGTAGCGATGCCGGCATGTGTGGTAACGGAAGTCGATGCCTGGCTCTCTATGCCTCTAAACAGGGCTTGGGCGACACATTGAAATTCAGCGTTCATGACCGGGTATATTCCGCCGATATCCGGAATGATGGACAGGTAGAAATTCATTTTCCCGTCACTACAAAAGTCAGAGAAATTTCGGTAGATGGAGAAAAGATGTTACAAGTTTACACCGGCACGGAACACGTAGTGATGCACGTCCCAAAGTTTAAGCTGGATGAGGAAGAAGAACTGGTTGACAAAGGAAGAAAGTTAAGATACGATGAATTCTTTAAACCCAACGGTACCAACGCCAATTTCTATTGCGGGGTCAATGAACAGGCAATATCAGTGCAAACCTATGAACGAGGAGTGGAAGGTCTTACCCTAGCCTGTGGCACCGGGGCAATCGCTTCTGCCATTGGCTGGCACCATCAGCAGGAACTAGGATACCATAGCAATGAGGTAACGGTAAAAACCAAAGGCGGGGACCTTCAGGTTTTATTTCAATACAAACCCGAAAAAGACGCCTATACCAATATCACATTGACAGGACCGGCTCATTTCATATGCAAAGGCACCTACTATGCTGAATAG
- a CDS encoding type IX secretion system plug protein domain-containing protein: MLNRIELITSSFLISILLLLLIFGCTSLETGSREVNNRQRSPEFQNRFTISQQKAPPREIQSVQLYRKGSMQSAPIITLNSSEKLSLEFDHLGEGTKQFRLTVSHRSKNWEESPLPPDFYLTGFSEVYFSNASKSFSQRPSYFHYTYEFPNSQLNFKASGNYLLSVYDYNNNELLFTLPFFVTENQGSLDTRVETLYVRRDDLRPEDQPFSRYRYPDFVEFPQFDLSYMYVQNQFWGRYRVVENSDTATPEVVNFHLSRDRAFLGNYEFNALDLRSLRADGQQILEVQQGEIPPKVILRRDIQSFDVKPGFAPDGRFGIPLDNRSASYANVQFRLETSGMVSGDENIFLLGDFNNWTINNDNRMQYNVESDLWEGQAFIKEGEYAYKYVMVKNGNIDDLSLDRGFQRTGQNYVTFVYYKDPTRNYDRLLKVEQTQSRSF; this comes from the coding sequence ATGCTGAATAGAATCGAACTGATCACTTCTTCATTTCTTATATCAATCCTGCTCTTGCTGTTGATATTCGGCTGTACTTCACTGGAAACGGGCTCTCGTGAAGTAAATAACCGGCAGAGAAGTCCGGAATTTCAGAACCGATTCACCATTTCCCAGCAAAAAGCTCCGCCCCGGGAAATTCAAAGTGTTCAGCTTTACAGAAAAGGTAGCATGCAGAGTGCACCAATTATCACTTTAAACAGTTCGGAAAAACTTTCACTTGAATTCGATCATCTGGGTGAGGGTACAAAGCAGTTTAGACTTACGGTATCCCATCGATCCAAAAACTGGGAAGAAAGTCCTTTACCGCCGGATTTTTACCTTACCGGATTCAGTGAAGTTTATTTTAGCAATGCATCAAAAAGCTTCAGCCAGCGTCCCTCCTATTTTCACTATACGTATGAATTCCCCAATTCCCAGTTGAACTTCAAGGCAAGCGGCAACTACCTTTTGTCGGTTTATGATTACAACAACAATGAGCTGCTATTTACACTTCCTTTTTTCGTCACTGAAAACCAAGGCTCCCTCGATACCAGAGTAGAAACTCTCTATGTTAGGAGAGATGACCTGCGGCCTGAGGATCAGCCATTCAGCCGCTACCGGTATCCTGATTTTGTGGAGTTCCCCCAGTTCGACCTGTCCTATATGTACGTTCAAAACCAATTCTGGGGACGCTACCGGGTAGTCGAAAATAGTGATACAGCCACACCCGAAGTGGTAAATTTTCACTTGTCACGAGACCGCGCATTTCTGGGGAATTATGAATTCAATGCACTGGATCTAAGAAGCTTGAGGGCTGACGGACAACAGATCCTCGAAGTTCAACAGGGTGAGATCCCGCCCAAGGTGATACTTCGGCGAGACATACAATCGTTCGATGTCAAACCTGGCTTTGCTCCAGACGGCCGCTTCGGTATTCCTCTTGATAACCGAAGTGCGTCATATGCCAATGTACAGTTCCGGTTGGAAACTTCCGGGATGGTTTCGGGTGATGAAAATATCTTCCTTCTAGGTGACTTTAATAACTGGACCATCAATAATGACAATAGGATGCAGTACAATGTTGAATCCGACTTATGGGAGGGACAGGCATTTATCAAAGAGGGAGAATATGCCTATAAGTATGTGATGGTCAAAAACGGCAATATCGATGACCTCTCTCTTGATCGGGGATTTCAACGCACCGGTCAAAATTACGTGACCTTTGTTTACTACAAAGACCCCACCAGAAACTATGACCGCTTATTGAAGGTGGAACAAACACAAAGTAGATCCTTTTAA
- a CDS encoding peptidase MA family metallohydrolase: MNASRLSKKITAVLLLTSLIGLSSVTESYAQYFSFGKNRVQFNSFDWRFIQSEHFDVYYYQSKNYDLANFTAISLEASLRQLQEDFDHQIAERIQVIIYDSHNDFSQTNVVPLPTNAEGIGGVTDAFKNRITMPFSGNYTEFRSTLHHELVHAVMNDMYYGGTVQSRLSGEALQIPLWLSEGLAEYTSNGWDTNSDIYIRDATINDYLPPIPRLSGYYAYRGGQSVWNYIVEEYGREKIGEIMQTMKSQRSVNAAFQRSIGQSVEELSKSWIDYNKKLYFPEVAEREQIGNFATLLTERSKAGTYNTSPAVSPQGDKIALITNARGFLDVVVISAVTGNKLKTLIKGGDNVNFEELNILNPNLSWSPDGSKITLSTKTKGADNLAIVDYESGKVRKIEFPELDAIGSVAWAPDGKKIAFDGSVGPFQDIFVYNLETQEFTNLTNDVISDYEPSWSADSRTVYFTSARGDNVQLNQVRNNTRLLAEDYLYSTDIYSVTMGENRAVRLTKTPGWNEKQPATTRDGRLIFISDENGIPNVYELNLDDRTTRPLTNLQTGVLQMSVSSDGSRLAVNSINEGYLDIFLVRSPFMREMDAQLTPNHWAERRARTTPADLVPAIGYTQQMLATPQSANYNLSQPARAMAVTGAAGDTTLASRPDSAGSDTTVDETAEDAGIDFRNYVFDSEVENDTAFTNKYLEESKFEPEDNVTDDGRYSPKEYRLRFSTDFVYGGGSFSTYYGAYGTTQIVFSDLLGNHQIAFGSNLVFDLRNSDYFLQYAYLKQRTNYLFNFFHSSQQFQSFSGQLYRFRTFGGGINAQYPIDKFRRIDFGLSVISLSQDFSVVGRDVTQNEESTFAYPQLTYTRDNTLPGFITPVSGSRYAVSLSASPPITSNTLQFASVLGDYRKYFNLGSRYSFALRGSGAASFGRDSQTFFMGGMLGWLNRRFSENTNIPIERLGDTFFTLPALPLRGHEYNSIYGDRFSLVNAEFRFPLFAALLPGPIPIIPLYNLTGVAFVDAGMAWGQSIPYNVRLSNGVQSLDVQYAVNDSDLNFKVQQDEPRYIQLDDQGRVDLDPNGDLIVVKENGRQDGVDYLQQPFQSGDVLIGAGFGLRTILLGFPLRYDVGWPYYRDGFDGSPIHYISIGIDF; this comes from the coding sequence ATGAATGCATCAAGGCTTTCGAAAAAAATAACAGCAGTTCTATTACTAACTTCGCTTATCGGCCTGAGCTCAGTGACCGAGAGCTATGCCCAGTATTTTTCATTTGGGAAGAACCGGGTGCAATTCAATTCCTTTGACTGGCGCTTCATTCAGTCAGAGCATTTTGATGTCTACTATTATCAGTCTAAGAATTACGACTTGGCCAATTTTACGGCGATCAGTCTTGAAGCTTCCTTACGGCAGTTGCAGGAAGACTTTGACCACCAAATAGCCGAACGAATTCAGGTCATTATTTACGATTCCCACAACGATTTCTCTCAGACCAATGTGGTGCCTCTACCGACCAATGCGGAAGGTATTGGAGGTGTGACTGATGCGTTCAAAAACCGAATTACCATGCCCTTTAGTGGTAACTACACGGAATTCCGCAGTACCCTGCACCATGAGTTGGTTCATGCGGTTATGAATGACATGTATTATGGCGGTACGGTGCAGTCGCGATTAAGCGGTGAAGCTCTGCAGATACCTCTTTGGCTCAGTGAGGGTTTGGCCGAGTATACATCAAACGGCTGGGATACCAACTCTGATATTTATATTCGTGATGCCACTATCAACGACTATTTGCCTCCCATACCGAGACTCAGCGGATATTATGCCTATCGCGGCGGCCAGTCTGTCTGGAATTATATTGTTGAGGAGTACGGAAGGGAAAAAATCGGCGAGATCATGCAGACCATGAAGAGCCAGCGAAGTGTCAACGCAGCCTTTCAGCGCTCCATCGGTCAAAGTGTGGAAGAGTTGTCAAAAAGCTGGATTGACTACAATAAAAAACTTTATTTCCCTGAAGTAGCTGAACGTGAGCAAATTGGAAATTTTGCTACGCTGCTCACCGAAAGAAGCAAAGCGGGTACCTATAATACAAGTCCGGCAGTATCACCCCAGGGAGACAAAATTGCCCTTATCACCAACGCAAGAGGTTTTCTGGATGTAGTGGTTATCAGTGCTGTCACCGGTAACAAGCTGAAAACGCTGATCAAGGGTGGCGATAACGTGAATTTTGAGGAATTGAATATTTTAAATCCGAATTTGAGCTGGTCGCCTGACGGTTCGAAGATTACGCTCTCCACAAAAACCAAGGGTGCGGATAATCTGGCTATCGTAGATTATGAGTCAGGAAAAGTAAGGAAGATTGAATTCCCGGAACTTGACGCCATCGGATCTGTTGCATGGGCGCCTGACGGCAAAAAAATTGCCTTTGATGGAAGTGTCGGTCCTTTTCAGGATATTTTTGTGTACAATCTTGAAACGCAGGAATTTACTAACCTGACCAACGATGTCATATCCGATTATGAACCTTCCTGGTCGGCCGACTCCAGAACCGTCTATTTTACTTCGGCGCGCGGTGATAATGTTCAGCTAAACCAAGTGAGGAATAACACCCGATTACTCGCGGAAGATTACCTTTACAGCACGGATATTTACTCCGTTACCATGGGCGAGAATCGTGCAGTACGGTTAACAAAGACACCGGGTTGGAATGAGAAACAACCTGCTACAACACGTGATGGGAGACTGATTTTTATCTCTGACGAGAACGGGATTCCTAATGTCTATGAACTGAACCTGGATGACCGCACCACCAGACCGCTCACCAACTTACAAACGGGCGTACTTCAGATGTCAGTCAGTTCCGATGGCAGCCGATTAGCCGTAAACTCGATCAACGAGGGTTATCTTGATATTTTTCTGGTACGATCACCTTTTATGCGTGAGATGGATGCGCAGCTGACACCAAATCACTGGGCGGAACGTCGTGCACGAACCACGCCCGCAGACCTTGTACCGGCCATTGGATATACCCAGCAAATGCTTGCTACTCCGCAAAGCGCCAATTATAATCTATCTCAACCGGCTCGTGCTATGGCAGTGACCGGTGCAGCAGGGGATACCACTCTTGCATCGCGTCCCGATTCGGCGGGAAGCGACACCACTGTCGATGAAACCGCAGAAGATGCGGGAATTGACTTTAGGAATTACGTATTCGACAGTGAGGTTGAAAATGACACCGCTTTTACCAACAAATATCTCGAAGAGTCGAAATTTGAGCCTGAGGATAACGTAACAGATGATGGCAGATATTCTCCCAAAGAATATAGGCTCCGATTCTCAACCGACTTTGTCTATGGCGGTGGGAGTTTTTCTACCTATTACGGGGCATATGGCACCACCCAGATCGTGTTCAGTGACTTGCTGGGTAACCACCAGATAGCCTTCGGTAGCAACCTGGTATTCGACTTGCGCAACAGCGATTACTTTTTACAGTACGCTTATTTGAAACAGCGAACCAATTATCTCTTTAACTTTTTCCACTCTTCCCAGCAGTTTCAGTCATTCTCCGGACAATTGTACCGGTTCCGAACCTTTGGTGGAGGGATCAATGCGCAGTATCCCATTGACAAGTTTCGCCGTATAGATTTCGGTCTCTCTGTTATCAGTCTGTCGCAGGATTTCAGTGTTGTGGGGCGTGATGTGACTCAAAATGAAGAGTCTACCTTTGCCTACCCACAGCTGACCTATACCAGAGACAATACCTTACCGGGATTTATCACTCCGGTTTCGGGTTCTAGGTATGCCGTGAGTCTGTCGGCAAGTCCCCCGATTACCAGCAATACCTTACAGTTTGCTTCGGTACTGGGTGATTACCGCAAGTATTTTAACCTGGGATCCCGCTACTCATTTGCCCTGCGCGGATCGGGTGCTGCCTCCTTTGGACGAGACTCACAAACTTTCTTTATGGGTGGTATGCTTGGTTGGTTAAACAGGAGGTTCTCTGAGAATACTAATATTCCTATCGAGCGTTTGGGTGATACCTTCTTTACCCTACCTGCACTACCGCTGCGAGGTCATGAGTATAATTCAATCTATGGTGATAGATTCAGCCTGGTCAACGCTGAATTTCGGTTCCCATTGTTTGCGGCCCTCTTACCTGGACCAATTCCGATTATTCCATTGTATAACCTGACCGGCGTGGCTTTTGTGGATGCCGGTATGGCCTGGGGACAGAGCATTCCGTACAATGTCCGATTGTCAAATGGTGTTCAGTCTTTGGATGTGCAATATGCGGTTAATGATTCTGATCTTAATTTTAAAGTTCAGCAAGATGAGCCACGTTATATACAACTTGATGATCAGGGTCGTGTTGATTTAGATCCTAATGGAGATCTCATAGTAGTTAAGGAAAATGGTCGCCAAGATGGAGTAGATTACCTTCAGCAGCCCTTCCAGAGCGGTGATGTTCTGATTGGAGCCGGATTCGGTCTAAGGACCATACTCCTTGGCTTCCCACTGCGATATGATGTTGGATGGCCGTACTACCGTGACGGATTTGACGGAAGCCCGATTCATTATATATCCATCGGCATCGACTTTTAG